The following are from one region of the Osmerus mordax isolate fOsmMor3 chromosome 1, fOsmMor3.pri, whole genome shotgun sequence genome:
- the rps10 gene encoding 40S ribosomal protein S10, with protein MLMPKKNRIAIYELLFKEGVMVAKKDVHLPKHPELADKNVPNLHVMKAMQSLKSCGYVKEQFAWRHFYWYLTNEGIQYLRDFLHLPPEIVPATLRRQTRPETARPRPKGMEGERPARLNRGEADRDTYRRTAAPPGADKKAEAGAGAATEFQFRGGFGRGRGQQPPQ; from the exons ATGCTGATGCCCAAGAAAAACCGTATTGCCATCTATGAGCTCCTCTTCAAAGAGGGTGTCATGGTGGCAAAGAAAGATGTTCATCTGCCCAAACACCCCGAGCTTGCCGACAAGAACGTGCCCAACCTGCACGTGATGAAAGCGAtgcag TCTTTGAAGTCGTGTGGGTATGTCAAGGAGCAATTTGCCTGGCGCCATTTTTACTGGTACCTCACCAATGAAGGGATCCAGTACCTGAGAGacttcctccatcttcctcctgaGATCGTCCCTGCCACCCTCCGccgccagaccaggccagagaccgccagacccagacccaagg gtatggagggagagagaccagctcgTCTGAACCGTggtgaggcagacagagacacctaCAGGAGGACCGCTGCCCCCC CTGGTGCCGATAAGAAGGCTGAGGCAGGCGCAGGAGCTGCGACAGAGTTCCAGTTT AGGGGCGGTTTTGGGCGTGGCCGGGGACAGCAGCCTCCACAGTAA